Part of the Streptomyces sp. WMMC500 genome is shown below.
CTGGCGGCCGGCGGCTTCGCCGACGGGACCGCCGCCGCCGGGCTCGCCGCGGACTTCGCCGGCCGGTTCCTGGCCGCGGTGGACGACGCCGCGCAGGGCCGCCGGCCCCCGGCGTGCTGGCGCCCGCTCTTCCAGGCCCGGCGCCACCGCGGCGTCCACACCCTGCAGTTCGCGCTCGCGGGCATCAACGCCCACATCGGCTACGACCTCCCGCTCGCCGTCGTCGCCACCTGCCGCGCCCTGGAGCGCGAACCCGAGGACGTCGAGGGCGACTACGAGCGGGTGGGCGAGGTGCTCGTACGGCTGGAGGAGCGGATCCGCGAGCAGCTCATGCCGGGTCCCGACCTGCTGGACGTCGCGGATCCGCTCACCCACCTCGCGGGGGCGTGGAGCCTGGAACGGGCCCGGGACGCCGCGTGGGCGGCGGCCCGGGTGCTGTGGCGGCTGCGCGGACTGCCGGAGGTGGGCGAGGAGTTCACCGAGCGGCTGGACCAGTCGGTGGGGCTGGTCTCGCGCTGTCTGCTGGTGCCGCTGCGCGGCTGTGCCGGCGACTGAGCCCCGGCCCTTCAGTCCTCCGGCAGCTCCACCGGGGCGATGGCGTCGAAGACGTCCCCGGGTCCGGGGTTGGCCGGGTCGGTGGCGCCGCCGAAGTGCCGCATCACGCCCCACACCGCGTTCAGCGCGGTCTGCACCGCGCCCTCGGCCCAGCCCGCCGTCCAGGAGATGTCGTCGCCTGCCAGGAACAGCCCGCGCTTGTCCGCCGGCAGCGCCTCCTGCACGAAGTGGGTGAACAGCCGCCGCTGGTAGCGGTAGTGGCCCGGCAGGTTGGCCTTGAACGCGCCCATGAAGTACGGCTCGTCCTCCCAGGAGACCGTGACCGGCGGGCCGATGACGTGCTTCCTGATGTCCACCCCCGGGTAGATCTCGCCGAGGGACTTGAGCATGACCTCCATCCGCTCCTCCGCCGGCAGCGGCAGCCACTTCAGGCTGTCGTCGCACCAGGTGTACGACAGGCAGATCGCCGCCGGCCGGTCCGGGCCGTCGTCGAGGAGGTAGGTGCCGCGGGTCATGCGGTCGGTGAGCGTCATGGACATCACGTCGCGCCCGGTCCGCTCGTCGCGGTCCAGCCAGAACGGCCGGTCCACGGGCACGAACAGCTTGGACGAGGCCATGTAGTGGGTGCGTTCGACGGCGGTCCAGTGGTCGATGGGCAGCAGGTCCTCGGCGCAGTCGATCTTCGACAGGAGCATCCACGACTGGGCGGTGAAGACCGCTGCCCGGTAGGTGCGTACGTCGCCGGAGGCGTCGGTGACGGCGATCCGCTCGCCGGCGGCGCGGGCGAGCCGGGTGACCGCCGGCCGGGGGGCGCCGCCGTCGTGCAGGGCCGCGAGCGACGTGCCCTGCGGCCAGTGCACGGTCTTGTCCGGCGCGCGGTCCCAGAGCCGCAGCGGGAGCTGCCGGCTGCCGCCGACGATGCCGTGGTGGTCGTCGTCGGCCTCCGTGTAGACGACGCGCAGGATCTCCAGGATGGAGTTGGGGAAGTCGGTGTCCCAGCCGCCGGTGCCGAAGCCGACCTGGCCGAAGACCTCCCGGTGCCGGAAGGAGCGGAAGGCCGCGGAGTCGCAGAGGAAGCCGTAGAAGGTCTGGTTGTCGAGCCGTTCGACCAGCCCGGCCCACAGCTCGCGGATGCGCGGCACGTCGCGCTCGCGGATGGCCCGGTTCATGGCGGTGAAGTCCGCGCCCTCCTCCAGGCAGTCGGCCCAGGCGGCGGCCACGTCACGGTAGACCTGGGGCAGGTCGTCGATGGTGCGGGCGTAGTGCGACTCGCCCTTGAGGTCGACGACGGTGGAAGGGGTGCCGGGCGCCAGCGGGTTGGGGAAGGGGCGCGTCCGCAGACCCGTGAGGTCGATGTAGTGGCGCAGCGCCGTGGACGAGGGCGGGAAGCGCATCGCGCCCATCTCGGCGGTGAGTGCGGGGTCGCAGCCGGGGAACGTCTCGGTACGCAGCCGCCCGCCGATCCGGTCCGCCTCGTACACCACGGGCTTCAGGCCCATCTTCATCAGCTCGTACGCGGTGACGAGGCCGGAGAGCCCGCCGCCGACGACGGCGACCTCGGTGCCGTGCCCGGTCGCCGGTATCTGGCCGAGCCCGGCGGGGTGGCCGAGGTAGTCGTCGTACGCGAAGGGGAAGTCGGGGCCGAACATCGTGATCGGCCGCCGGGCGGGCTCCTCCCCCGCGGGGTGGACGGCGGTGGGCACGGTGGACGTCATCGGGCGGGGCTCCTCGGGCGTGCGGGCAGGACGGCGGCGCGCAGCCGCCGCTGGGGCGTGCGGGGTACGGGGTAAGAAGTACGGGGTGCGCAGTGCGGGGTGGCCGGTCTGCGGGAACGGGGGCTCGGGCGGTCAGCCGTACAACTCGGGCCTCAGGTCCGCGAGGTAGGTGTTGTCGCGCCGGGCGGCGGCGATCCGGGCCGGGTCGACGTCGGTGAGGACGAGGTCCTCGCCGTCGTGCCCGGCGCGGGCGCGCACCGTGCCGTCCGGGGCGGCCAGGCAGCTCAGCCCGGCGAAGTCGTAGTCGCCCTCGACGCCGACGCGGTTGGCGTACGCGACGTAGAGCTGGCTCTCGTAGGCGCGCGCGGGCACGAGCGTGCGGGCCACGAACTCGTACGGGCGCATCAGCGCGGTGGGCACGAGCAGCAGCTCCGTGCCGGCCCGGGCGTGCGCCCGCACCAGCTCGGGGAACTCCACGTCGTAGCAGATCAGGATGCCGACGCGGACGCCGTCGACGTCGGCCTGGACCACCGCGGTGTCGCCGGGGGTGAAGAACTTCCGCTCGAAGTCGCCGAAGAGGTGCGTCTTGCGGTAGTTGGCCAGCGGATAGCCGTACGGGGTGATGAGCTGGACGGCGTTGTACACGTCGTTGCCGTCCCGCTCCGGGTAGCCGTAGGCGATGGACAGGCCGTGGTCGGCGGCGATGCCGGCGACTGCGCGGGCGCCCGGGCCGTCGGCGGGCTCGGCCCGGCCCGCCGGGTCCGTGGCGTACCCGCTGAGGAACAGCTCGGGGGCGACGAGCAGCCGCGCGCCTCCGGCGGCGGCGTTACGGGCGGCGGTCTCCAGTGCGGCGAGCCCCTCCTGTCTGCTCGGGGGCACCCCGGCCGGCCCCTGGAGCAGGGCGATGCGCAGCGGCACCATGTGGCAACCTCGCAAGGCGGGTGGGTGGGGTCCGTTTCTCCCGACGGTACGTCCTCGACAAGGCCGTGAACAAGGCCGGTCGATTGCGTCCGACCAGGCGATTCGTTGCGTCGCCGGCGGTTTCCGCGGTGATCCGTTGCGTGGCCCGCGGGGCGGCTCACAGCGGTGGGTCGGGAGCGTAGCGGCGCACGAGCGGGGAGAGGACGAGGACCGATCTGGTGCGCTCGACGAAGGGCTCGCCGGCGATCCGTTCCAGCACTTCTTCGAAGTGGCGCATGTCGGTGGCGAAGATCTGCACGATGGCGTCGGCGTCGCCGGTGACCGTGGAGGCGGCGGCCACCTCCGCGTAGCGCTCCAGGGCGCGGCGGATGTCGCCGGGGCCGGTGTTGGAGCGGCAGTACAGCTCGACGTAGCCCTCGGTGGCCCAGCCGAGCGCGGCGGGGTCGACCCGTACGGTGAAGCCCGTGACGGCGCCGGCCGCGCGCAGCCTGTCCACGCGCCGCTTGACCGCGGGCGCGGACAGGCCGACCTCGGCGCCGATGTCGGCGTAGGTGCGGCGGGCGTCCTCGGCGAGGGCGCGCACGATCCGCTCGTCCAGCTCGTCGAGTCGCATGTCGGCAGTACACCACGGCCGGCCGGGCGGCTCCCGCCGTGGTCGGCCGGGCGGCCGGGGCTACTGCCAGCTCGCGTGCAGTGGCTTGCCCTCGGCGTACCCCGCGGCGCTCTGCACGCCGACCACCGCGCGCTCGTGGAACTCCTCCAGCGTCGCCGCGCCGGCGTAGGTGCACGCGCTGCGCACGCCCGCGACGACGGCGTCGATGACGTCCTCGACGCCCGGCCGGGCCGGGTCCAGGAACATCCGCGAGGTGGAGATG
Proteins encoded:
- a CDS encoding DUF5995 family protein translates to MTSVQDTAASGALDAAAERMRSLTCELPRRDGVAVFGSVYLAVTDEVRLHLAAGGFADGTAAAGLAADFAGRFLAAVDDAAQGRRPPACWRPLFQARRHRGVHTLQFALAGINAHIGYDLPLAVVATCRALEREPEDVEGDYERVGEVLVRLEERIREQLMPGPDLLDVADPLTHLAGAWSLERARDAAWAAARVLWRLRGLPEVGEEFTERLDQSVGLVSRCLLVPLRGCAGD
- a CDS encoding NAD(P)/FAD-dependent oxidoreductase, with translation MTSTVPTAVHPAGEEPARRPITMFGPDFPFAYDDYLGHPAGLGQIPATGHGTEVAVVGGGLSGLVTAYELMKMGLKPVVYEADRIGGRLRTETFPGCDPALTAEMGAMRFPPSSTALRHYIDLTGLRTRPFPNPLAPGTPSTVVDLKGESHYARTIDDLPQVYRDVAAAWADCLEEGADFTAMNRAIRERDVPRIRELWAGLVERLDNQTFYGFLCDSAAFRSFRHREVFGQVGFGTGGWDTDFPNSILEILRVVYTEADDDHHGIVGGSRQLPLRLWDRAPDKTVHWPQGTSLAALHDGGAPRPAVTRLARAAGERIAVTDASGDVRTYRAAVFTAQSWMLLSKIDCAEDLLPIDHWTAVERTHYMASSKLFVPVDRPFWLDRDERTGRDVMSMTLTDRMTRGTYLLDDGPDRPAAICLSYTWCDDSLKWLPLPAEERMEVMLKSLGEIYPGVDIRKHVIGPPVTVSWEDEPYFMGAFKANLPGHYRYQRRLFTHFVQEALPADKRGLFLAGDDISWTAGWAEGAVQTALNAVWGVMRHFGGATDPANPGPGDVFDAIAPVELPED
- a CDS encoding carbon-nitrogen hydrolase family protein — protein: MVPLRIALLQGPAGVPPSRQEGLAALETAARNAAAGGARLLVAPELFLSGYATDPAGRAEPADGPGARAVAGIAADHGLSIAYGYPERDGNDVYNAVQLITPYGYPLANYRKTHLFGDFERKFFTPGDTAVVQADVDGVRVGILICYDVEFPELVRAHARAGTELLLVPTALMRPYEFVARTLVPARAYESQLYVAYANRVGVEGDYDFAGLSCLAAPDGTVRARAGHDGEDLVLTDVDPARIAAARRDNTYLADLRPELYG
- a CDS encoding Lrp/AsnC family transcriptional regulator; the protein is MRLDELDERIVRALAEDARRTYADIGAEVGLSAPAVKRRVDRLRAAGAVTGFTVRVDPAALGWATEGYVELYCRSNTGPGDIRRALERYAEVAAASTVTGDADAIVQIFATDMRHFEEVLERIAGEPFVERTRSVLVLSPLVRRYAPDPPL